One genomic region from Candidatus Chlorobium masyuteum encodes:
- a CDS encoding sulfite exporter TauE/SafE family protein, translated as MFEFLFFVTAFLSEIAGTIGGFGSSVFFVPLAGLFFNIHTVLALTSILHVFSNSSKLLLFRRHIDFRLVLLMGIPSILLVIVGAYLSTQLDVQYVELAMSIFLIAFSLLLYLFPHIALPPSKPNAVIGGGIAGFLAGLIGTGGAIRGLVLAAFNLEKGIFIATSAAIDFGVDISRMVIYLNHSSLELKYFFYIPGLIIIAFAGSWVGKWLLERIPQEKFRKLVLVLIFLIGITTLVQYARAVTPKNLNPAQVVNYKR; from the coding sequence ATGTTTGAGTTTTTGTTTTTTGTTACCGCTTTCCTTTCGGAAATAGCAGGAACGATTGGCGGGTTCGGCTCGTCGGTGTTTTTTGTTCCGCTTGCAGGACTTTTTTTCAATATCCATACCGTGCTTGCTTTGACAAGCATTCTGCATGTGTTCAGCAACTCGTCAAAGCTGCTGCTGTTTCGTCGTCATATTGATTTCAGGCTGGTTCTGCTTATGGGTATTCCCAGTATCCTGCTGGTGATTGTCGGCGCCTATCTCAGTACCCAGCTCGATGTGCAATATGTCGAGCTGGCCATGAGCATATTTCTTATCGCGTTCAGCCTGCTGCTCTATCTTTTTCCTCATATCGCCTTGCCACCCAGCAAGCCCAATGCCGTGATAGGAGGTGGCATAGCGGGGTTTCTGGCAGGACTTATCGGGACGGGTGGCGCCATAAGAGGACTGGTGCTGGCGGCATTCAACCTTGAGAAAGGCATCTTCATTGCCACCTCTGCGGCGATTGACTTTGGGGTGGATATCAGCCGGATGGTAATCTATTTAAACCACAGCTCCCTTGAGCTGAAGTACTTTTTCTACATTCCCGGTCTGATTATAATTGCCTTTGCCGGTTCATGGGTCGGAAAATGGCTGCTTGAGAGAATTCCGCAGGAAAAATTCAGGAAGCTTGTTCTGGTGCTCATTTTTCTGATTGGTATCACCACGCTGGTTCAATACGCAAGGGCTGTGACCCCGAAAAACCTGAACCC